One Herpetosiphonaceae bacterium genomic window, GCTTAACCGATACCACCGCGACCGGCGACATCATCACCGGGCCGGGCGCTCCAACAGTACTGATCGGTGGGCTACCGGCGGCATGCGTCGGCGATGCGACCGTAGGCGCGGCCTGTACCGGCACGATCACCATGGGCAGCGGCACGGTCTTGATTGGAGGCCGTCCTGCCGCGCGGATCACCAGCCAGGTCAACGGCGT contains:
- a CDS encoding PAAR domain-containing protein, producing the protein MSFPAARLTDTTATGDIITGPGAPTVLIGGLPAACVGDATVGAACTGTITMGSGTVLIGGRPAARITSQVNGVNSAGVPTTTVVAKGAPNVMIGG